In Scophthalmus maximus strain ysfricsl-2021 chromosome 21, ASM2237912v1, whole genome shotgun sequence, one genomic interval encodes:
- the crispld1a gene encoding cysteine-rich secretory protein LCCL domain-containing 1 isoform X2, with the protein MNRGAPLLLLLQTAACMVMLPNSTGWQQMLDKYLDEDGDWWEAKQRGKRAITDSDAQLILDLHNKLRGQVYPPSSNMEYMTWDTELERTAEEWAETCLWEHGPAGLLPQIGQNLGVHWGRYRPPTSHVQAWYDEVKDYSFPYPQECNPHCPFRCSGPICTHYTQLVWATSSRIGCAINTCYNMNVWGQIWAKAVYLVCNYSPKGNWWGHVPYKHGTPCSACPPSYGGGCKDNLCYKEETEENNFIEREAPRTPQKPRPRASKPEPPGLPAPAPTEPPTEDLQKNEVVNAQQMSQLVSCDTKLRDQCKGTTCNRYECPAGCLDATGKVVGTVYYEMQSSVCRAGLHAGVIDNDGGWMDVTRQGRKEFFIKSNKNGVQSSGKYQSANSFTVARVTVKAITCEATVAQQCPYQRPAKHCPRLYCPRSCLEENPHISRVIGTRIYSDKSSICRAAVHAGVIRNDAGGYIDVMPVDKRKHYIASYQNGIYSESLQNPPGGKAFRVFAVI; encoded by the exons ATGAATAGGGGCGCGccactgctcctgctgctccagacGGCAGCCTGCATGGTGATGCTTCCCAACTCCACGGGCTGGCAGCAGATGCTGGACAAGTATCTGGACGAGGACGGGGACTGGTGGGAGGCCAagcagagggggaagagggcCATCACCGACAGCGACGCTCAGCTCATCCTGGACCTTCACAACAAGCTCAGAGGCCAGGTGTACCCTCCTTCGTCCAACATGGAGTACATG ACGTGGGACACGGAGTTGGAGCGCACGGCAGAGGAGTGGGCCGAGACCTGTCTGTGGGAGCACGGCCCCGCCGGATTACTGCCGCAGATTGGACAGAACCTGGGAGTGCACTGGGGGAG GTATCGCCCACCCACCTCCCACGTGCAGGCCTGGTACGATGAAGTGAAAGACTACTCCTTCCCGTACCCTCAGGAGTGTAACCCCCACTGCCCCTTCAGATGCTCCGGCCCGATCTGTACTCACTACACACAG CTTGTCTGGGCCACCAGCAGTCGGATTGGCTGCGCCATCAACACGTGCTACAACATGAACGTGTGGGGACAGATTTGGGCCAAAGCCGTCTATCTCGTCTGCAACTACTCACCGAA GGGAAACTGGTGGGGCCATGTGCCGTACAAACATGGAACCCCGTGCTCCGCCTGCCCCCCCAGCTATGGAGGCGGCTGCAAGGACAATCTCTGCTACAAAG aggaaactgaagaaaacaacTTCATCGAGCGGGAGGCCCCCCGCACTCCGCAGAAGCCCCGGCCGCGGGCCTCCAAACCCGAGCCTCCCGGCCTCCCTGCCCCGGCTCCCACCGAGCCCCCCACAGAGGACCTGCAGAAGAATGAGGTGGTCAACGCACAGCAGATGT CTCAGCTTGTGAGCTGTGACACTAAGCTTCGGGATCAGTGCAAAGGAACGACGTGCAATAG ATATGAGTGTCCTGCTGGGTGCCTGGATGCAACAGGGAAAGTAGTTGGGACAGTATACTATGAAATG caatccAGTGTGTGCAGAGCTGGCCTACATGCTGGTGTCATAGATAAcgatggaggatggatggatgtaacGAGACAAGGCAGAAAGGAGTTTTTCATCAAATCCAACAAGAACGGAGTCCAGTCTTCAGG AAAATACCAAAGTGCTAATTCCTTCACAGTTGCCAGAGTTACAG TCAAAGCCATCACATGTGAGGCCACAGTTGCGCAACAGTGTCCTTATCAAAGGCCTGCAAAACACTGTCCGAG GTTATACTGCCCGAGAAGCTGCTTAGAAGAGAACCCTCACATATCCAGAGTAATTGGAACCCGAATATACTCTGAT AAGTCCAGCATATGCCGGGCAGCGGTCCACGCTGGAGTCATCAGGAACGATGCAGGCGGTTACATTGACGTGATGCCAGTGGACAAACGGAAACACTACATTGCTTCGTACCAAAATGGCATTTACTCAGAGAG CCTTCAAAACCCCCCTGGAGGAAAGGCGTTCCGGGTGTTCGCTGTGATTTGA
- the crispld1a gene encoding cysteine-rich secretory protein LCCL domain-containing 1 isoform X1 has protein sequence MNRGAPLLLLLQTAACMVMLPNSTGWQQMLDKYLDEDGDWWEAKQRGKRAITDSDAQLILDLHNKLRGQVYPPSSNMEYMTWDTELERTAEEWAETCLWEHGPAGLLPQIGQNLGVHWGRYRPPTSHVQAWYDEVKDYSFPYPQECNPHCPFRCSGPICTHYTQLVWATSSRIGCAINTCYNMNVWGQIWAKAVYLVCNYSPKGNWWGHVPYKHGTPCSACPPSYGGGCKDNLCYKDDSSYPPQEETEENNFIEREAPRTPQKPRPRASKPEPPGLPAPAPTEPPTEDLQKNEVVNAQQMSQLVSCDTKLRDQCKGTTCNRYECPAGCLDATGKVVGTVYYEMQSSVCRAGLHAGVIDNDGGWMDVTRQGRKEFFIKSNKNGVQSSGKYQSANSFTVARVTVKAITCEATVAQQCPYQRPAKHCPRLYCPRSCLEENPHISRVIGTRIYSDKSSICRAAVHAGVIRNDAGGYIDVMPVDKRKHYIASYQNGIYSESLQNPPGGKAFRVFAVI, from the exons ATGAATAGGGGCGCGccactgctcctgctgctccagacGGCAGCCTGCATGGTGATGCTTCCCAACTCCACGGGCTGGCAGCAGATGCTGGACAAGTATCTGGACGAGGACGGGGACTGGTGGGAGGCCAagcagagggggaagagggcCATCACCGACAGCGACGCTCAGCTCATCCTGGACCTTCACAACAAGCTCAGAGGCCAGGTGTACCCTCCTTCGTCCAACATGGAGTACATG ACGTGGGACACGGAGTTGGAGCGCACGGCAGAGGAGTGGGCCGAGACCTGTCTGTGGGAGCACGGCCCCGCCGGATTACTGCCGCAGATTGGACAGAACCTGGGAGTGCACTGGGGGAG GTATCGCCCACCCACCTCCCACGTGCAGGCCTGGTACGATGAAGTGAAAGACTACTCCTTCCCGTACCCTCAGGAGTGTAACCCCCACTGCCCCTTCAGATGCTCCGGCCCGATCTGTACTCACTACACACAG CTTGTCTGGGCCACCAGCAGTCGGATTGGCTGCGCCATCAACACGTGCTACAACATGAACGTGTGGGGACAGATTTGGGCCAAAGCCGTCTATCTCGTCTGCAACTACTCACCGAA GGGAAACTGGTGGGGCCATGTGCCGTACAAACATGGAACCCCGTGCTCCGCCTGCCCCCCCAGCTATGGAGGCGGCTGCAAGGACAATCTCTGCTACAAAG ATGACAGTTCCTATCCTCCACAAGaggaaactgaagaaaacaacTTCATCGAGCGGGAGGCCCCCCGCACTCCGCAGAAGCCCCGGCCGCGGGCCTCCAAACCCGAGCCTCCCGGCCTCCCTGCCCCGGCTCCCACCGAGCCCCCCACAGAGGACCTGCAGAAGAATGAGGTGGTCAACGCACAGCAGATGT CTCAGCTTGTGAGCTGTGACACTAAGCTTCGGGATCAGTGCAAAGGAACGACGTGCAATAG ATATGAGTGTCCTGCTGGGTGCCTGGATGCAACAGGGAAAGTAGTTGGGACAGTATACTATGAAATG caatccAGTGTGTGCAGAGCTGGCCTACATGCTGGTGTCATAGATAAcgatggaggatggatggatgtaacGAGACAAGGCAGAAAGGAGTTTTTCATCAAATCCAACAAGAACGGAGTCCAGTCTTCAGG AAAATACCAAAGTGCTAATTCCTTCACAGTTGCCAGAGTTACAG TCAAAGCCATCACATGTGAGGCCACAGTTGCGCAACAGTGTCCTTATCAAAGGCCTGCAAAACACTGTCCGAG GTTATACTGCCCGAGAAGCTGCTTAGAAGAGAACCCTCACATATCCAGAGTAATTGGAACCCGAATATACTCTGAT AAGTCCAGCATATGCCGGGCAGCGGTCCACGCTGGAGTCATCAGGAACGATGCAGGCGGTTACATTGACGTGATGCCAGTGGACAAACGGAAACACTACATTGCTTCGTACCAAAATGGCATTTACTCAGAGAG CCTTCAAAACCCCCCTGGAGGAAAGGCGTTCCGGGTGTTCGCTGTGATTTGA